AAAGCACCATGGACTTTTTAAAATAGATTGGACCAAGTCTAGCTAAGGATTTAATTTGACCATACAGCCGTGGACTTTCTTTAGCTAATTACAGCTGGTTGTATCCATGTGAATTTTCgaaatactattttttcttttgacttAATTTTATAACACAGTGAAGAAATTAAATAGCAATTTCCAGTTTCCTCAAATACATTTTactttaaagaaaaagaaatgcaTAACTAAGGTGGGCATGGAAAACGAACAATGCAACCAAACCAAAAATTGAATCAATCCGGACActtttttggtctgattttgattttaattataaaaaccAACAagatttggtttgattttaggtaataaaaaaaaaagagactgTAAAAAAACcgaatatgtgtatgtgtgtgtatttatataaaatttacaGTACAGTGCATTATACTTTAGCTCGTAATCTTGGTGTTTATCTTATAGTAATCCAATTATTTGTCTTTACTTCTAGTTTGatttgtgattttatttatataatttcaagAATGTCTTTCATGCTCAAAGTAACTtgtctttgaatattttaattattcatcattagtaaatttaattattgttaAGATATCTTGGGATATTACAACTAAAtctttagtttttattttattatatttatgagGAGAACTggaatattattttgacaaactGATCAGGTAAGAAAGCAAGAATTCATTTTTCTGTTCCTACTCTAACAGCTCACTCTACTGCCAGCCTATAGAAAAATTCaactcctcctcctccttcaaagaattattataaaaataaacctaATTAAATAGACAAACGAATGAAGTAGTTGCGTAGAGTACTCCCTTTATTTTCGTGGAAAGAAGGCTTTGATTAAAGAATCTAGTAGTACACTTAGGTGGAAATTTTCTATATAAGCCTCAGTTATTAATATTTGCCAATACAAGGTTGAAAGTACAACTGAAGTAGCAAAGTACTAATTAAGATGAAGGAGATAATAAAGAAGGGGGCATGGTCACCTGAGGAAGACCAAAAATTGACGGCTTAtatcatgagatatggcatttGGAATTGGAACCTCATGCCCAAATTTGCAGGTCTCACCACTaatatgaatatgcaacttattaAGCGTATCCTTTTCGTGTAAATTCTTTATATTCCTCTTCTTAATTTGTCTCTTGAACTTTGGTCTCGTGGTTGCAGGGCTTTCAAGAACAGGAAAAAGTTGTAGACTTAGATGGATGAATTATCTCCGCCCTGATGTTAAGAGAGGGCCTTTTAGTATGGAAGAAGTAGAAATAGTCGTCAACATGTATCAGGAACTTGGAACTAGGTGAGAAGTTCTAGCTTTAAGCTTTTGAATGGTTGAAGTagagataatttttttaaaaaaaattgattcttaTTTGTGGCAAAAATCGGtataaacaaatattttttgtacAACGCATTATATGTTGCTTCTAGTTTAGTTCCCAGCGATCATAAGTCGTTGAAAACATAGAATATTTTTTTGCTGTTTTCAATCGTGTCAaacaacttagctagggttggaGTTTTACTAGTTTGTAAGTAGAGATCTAGGTATTTCTTCATAGTCCATTATGTTTGTGTGATTTACAGTTTAGTCAACTAGtagtttgactcattttgtTCTACTTTAAGATGTATTATTGAAATTCTTAACTCGGATTATTATTGTACCACTAATTAAGTCTAGGCATATGTCGTATCGGAGGCATATTACTGTAGCTAAATGAATTAGGAAAGGCCAACGAAAGTATTATCGCTTGCTATCAAACTTTTTTTAATCCTTTAGCTTTGACGTACTGAATGCCTGTCCCTAAATTTATCGAACGTCTTCATTAACTATTCAATCGACCTACAATTGTGGTATCAAATCATTCTAATTAAGTAGAATTGTATCTAAAGTGAACCTTTTATCGTTGTGTATTATCTCCAGATGGTCAGCCATTGCTGCAAGATTGCCAGGAAGAACAGACAACGAAGTTAAAAACTTCTTCCACACACACTTAAAGCAtctgaaattgaaaaatattgattCCCTGGTGACGTCTAGGACAAGAAGCAAAAGGGTACCGAAGAAAACCAAAGAAAATGTGAAGATAAATGTCGACAAACCATCACCTGATGTTTCTTCAACCCCCAGTAGCATAATTACATGTGAAGAAAATCAGATGATGACCATGAATTTATTTCAAACATACGACGAAGGGGATTGCTACAGCATTAGTTCACTTGTTGATCAACGAATTATTGACATGGAAAATAGGCCAATTATAATGGAGAGCAACCCAGAAACGTCAACATCTGAAATATTATTAGATCATGCTACTTCCAATTCAGTTAAGGACTCTCCCATTTCCGTTTGTTCGAGCTTCGACTCCTTCGACCAATACTTCGATACGAGTTCATCCTGGTTTGATGTACTTTGGGATGCCCAACATCTTATTTTCTGAGACATATTCTATGTTATAACTTAGAACCCAAGTTTTGCAtgcttttttttcatttttttcaattaaacaAAGTTCCAACTAAAAATGTGGGTATTAGACAAACTTCTACAAGTtttttgaatgagtaataaaaGTTGTTTCGTACTCTTTCTATAGGAAAGAGTTGAATCTTTATTTCTTCCTTTGTTTCGAGGGTTTTATTATTCAATATGTGAGTACAATAAATTTGTACAACAGTCAACGATTTGAGGTATATGAAGCTCATTCTTCAGATCTACTTTGCATTTGCCTATTGTAGAATTGCTTCCTTTAATAAAAGGAATAAATATTGTAATAGACGTCACCAATGGTCAACATAATCTCACGTCTGTAGAGAACATATAGAAGTTTAACAAAATATCGAAAATATTATTTCACTccatccgttcacttttacttgtcctttGACTTTTCATATCacgtttaagaaaataataaatgaagcgCATAATTTACCAATTTACCCATatttgcatatttttattggatttgaaaaatgatttgaagtgagtatttaatactatgggtaaaacggGAAGAAAAAAGttgtcttatcttgatatgcgtaaaatgacaagtaaaaatgaaatctatttttggaatagtggacaagtaaaagtgaacggagggagtattaaatagAAGGTTAACGGAAGTGATATTTTCTATTCGTGGGGTAATTGGACTATCTTGGTGTCACTGACAACGAAaattgatgatcctaattaagcaCTTATTAAGTTCTAAATGATTTATTCGTGTTCAAAAAGTGGATAATACTGATCAAccctaaaaagaaaagaaaaaaacgatGAGGATATGAACTGTTTAGTACTGAAGTAGGTGATCACTTGAAAAATCCGACATTGTTACAAGCAACTCCATCACTAATATGTTAGAAATAATATGGAAGGACACATCCAAGATACTCATCGTCccacttttccttttaattGATTGGTCAAATATTATAAAATCGAGTTACTGCATAGAGGAGAAAAAAGACAGAGCAAACTAATTAAGGTAAGTGAtttgatattatgatatgttaACAACAAACACTACTCTCATGCTTTTATTTACTGTGAAAAAACAATATAAGATATCGTCTGTTTTCtttataagtaaaaaataagtaaCATTACCTTTTCACCTTCTCAGTTAGCTGTTTCATTAACTTACTTTCTTAGAGAAGATTATTATCAATTTTCCATTTGCGTCAACTGGTTTTGTgattgtaacaattctttttagtTTTAATGTCCAAGTTTCCAAAAGATATATGTATTTTTACCCGTAAgagatataaaaataaaacacaagAAATCTTTGCaggtcattttcttctattcaaactGACGACATTAAAAAATTTCAATCTCGCAATTATCAGTTAAAACTTTAAGGTTCAGTTAAATCTAGATCACTAATATATACTCTATATATAAAAGATAAGCTCTTTCTTATCTTTAGATAATCCTTATTTATCTTTAAGTCATCAGAAAATATGATTAGGCCGCTAGTTTTCACCACGAGCACATAGTTGTTAACTCATACGATGTGCAAAACACTTGTGAAGACTCTGATTAGTGCATAAAATACATACTTCTTGAAGGGAACAGACATAAACTTCTTAGTTATTACCTTCTTGACTTAACTAACCTCATTTTCCCCCATCACTTACCGGGTTAGTAGTAATAGGTTTGCCACGTAACTTACATAATTAGTATTGACAAGTTCACCACAGTTCgcccttctctttctttttttaaacatCCAGGCAAAATCTACCAGTAGATATTTATTCTGTCAAACCATAATGTTATTTACGGGAGCTTTCGTTGTGGGCCAGCCTTCTGATAACTTAAATGAGGCAGAAATGTCTTTACCAAACTCTTAACATATAGGGTAAAAGAGTTAACTTGATGACTGGACTATCAACCATAGCATCTCAACAAAAAATCTTACTTTCTGTATTTACATTTGTCTAAACCATCTCCACCGATTCTCAACTCCAGCCACAGAGATGACAATAGTTTCGGCCAACTAAGAGTTTGATGTTGCTTGAAATACCATGTTTAACTGCTGCAAACCTCATTGACTACCAATGAAATATCTCCAGTTTTCTCTCGCTAGCAAGCCATTAATAAACACATCTTGTAAGCAACGCCCTCTTCTTTACTTATCACTTTCCAGGCTGAATTTACCGAAACGTGTCCTGTGGGAATAAGTTTGGTTTAAATGGGACGATACAGTTCTTGTAGCATTGGTGCATATGGGCATATTTCTGCAATGATGCCTTCATTCTCTAATGTCTTCCAACCATTTTTGCTAACAAAGCCAGTACTTCCTCTTCTCCTTCTATTTCTTCCTCCTCACTTCGCAcgcacacccccccccccccccccaagagcTATATAGGCTTCCATTTTCAAAGCTTTGAACCATGCTCTTCGAAGTTGAAGAGTTATCAACCCCGTACTTGACCCTTGTCGGGTGGTCGCCTTCGCCAAACTTTGCCTTCATGTAACAACTCCCAAAGTGTATTGACAATTCTGCCGTTCCGCCAAAGCTTTGCACCTAAAGCTTCgcccttctctttctcttcttaaaCTTCATGTGATATAGTACGGAAGGGATGCCAAGCCATGGCCAACTCCTGGGAAATCTGAGGCCATTACCAACAGTCGAATGCAACTTGGTCCACCTGAAGCCCATGACCATTTCCTCCCATATTTGGGCATCTAATCAGGGAGATCGGCCATAGTTTTCGCAATGAATCCAAGCTTCTTTCTGAACATCCCTTTCCCAAGCAGCTTAATTAATGCAGGGAAAATAACAGTAACGATAAAACATGTGCCAGGACCACCAGTGTAATCATAATAATTGGGCAATGACTTGGCTGAGATTCAGCAGAACAACTGACTCCGCGTAGTAAATCGCCATGATGGATATTGATTCTCAGAGGGGTAAAAAAATGGATCAATTGCGATATAGAATTAAATCATATCAACTTCAGCAGTTAGAACCGACTACACCATATCTGACAGTCAAAAGGTAAAACTCAACAAGCTATATTTATTTACAAGATCTGATTAGATTTTATCTCACCAGAACTACTGGCTTTCACCTACATACAATGAGAACTTTTTTCAATGGATCAATTAAGTAAAGAAGAGGGGTGAAATCAAGCTTGATCAGAGTTCTAGTTAATCAAAATGAGCATGGCATGGCTGCCTGATCACCAATATGAAATGGTATAATGAATAAGAAAAACATGGCCTGAGCGTCAAAAAGTTGCTCAAAGTCCTGGTATTGATTCAAGATTGTATTTCTCTGCATTTAGAGTTTCAGCCTCTCGGTTTTCTGGCATTTTTGGCTCCTTCATGGCATCGAGAGAGTGTAGATATGTGTAGGAAGCAGTTCTATTTGATGGAGGAGTAGGATTGCTGATTCTGCTAGCAAGGAAGCGGCGGATCAGGCCTCTGAGGAAGGGAGCCATGGTGTCTGGTTCATGCTCCAGGTAATACATAATACCACCCATACAGGCACAAAACAAGGGCACCTGTACAACAATCAGAAATGGCATATTTGCTTGATAAgtttcatttcatgatttatgAATTACTCAAACCTGTAATTTAAGAGACCCAATATTTCCAGAACAAACTTCCTGTAAACACTTTAATCGTCTCAATGTTTATCCATATTTATCCACAATATGCTTTAACTTATACAAGTAGACAATTAAGAAGTCATAAATTGTAGGATGAAATTTTATGAGTGGTTGACAGAACAAAAGCACCAAATTGCATGAAAGGTGAAACAAGATACCTCTGCATTCTTGATATCTGGAAGCAAATGGCGATTCACTAGTATATACCACAAAGAATCTGCAGCTCGAGGAAGAACATACAAGGCAAGTTCTCCACGTCTAGCTTTCTTCTCCAGCAACACAGAGAGGCCCGAGAGAGCCCCAGCTACCCAATATACAAGCTTATGGTCCTTTGATGCCACCTTCCGGTGGGAACATATGACAGCCTTTTATTGAGAAAGAGAAGTTAATCAGTAAAGCTAAGCAAGTCAACCAGCAGCACCTAAAAAAGAGCCTAGGGACTCCCAGATGTATGAGGCATCAAGAACATAAACTACCTGGAAGATTCCAACAAAGGCGGACAAGAAGGTTGTCGAGCGAACAGCCCCTGTAAGGGCATACCAACAAGTGCGTGTAGGAGCATCCATAAACTGGGATAAGATTTACATAAGATCAGCAAGTTCATTGAAAAGAATTACTTTAGAAGAAactctttttctgttttttttagAAAGGTAACAGAATAATATATGCTTAGCACAAAGTCTGTGTAGGGAGCCATGTAAcagctaaaaataaaaaacaaaagtgAGTTTCTCACAATGGTTCTATAATGTCTAACAGTGAGTCTGCTGCTTCTAAAAGTTCGTTACACTGAAAGTAGAATAAAAATAGACCGCTACtcttaattttctaaatatagcTACTTTTTTATTCCAAAATATCTTTCATTCCGTTCCTTTTACAATCTTTATAGACTACCAAATACATTCAGGAATTGTGCTCCACCATTTCTTCTGTCTCACGTTTCCTCCAGTGTTCTTCCAGGAAGCAACCAATTCTACAGGAAGCTTTGGCATGATCCATTTGATTCCTTTCAATTTAAAAATAGTTGCTACAGCTGATAAGTCACTACACAAAGCAAAAATAAATGGTTGATGCTCTCTGATTCTTCCTTCCCACATAAATATCATTTAGAACATAGTTGTATCTGACAATCAAGTCTTCTAGGCTTTTAGAATCCTCTCTCTCTGATCCTTCGTGTGTTCTTTATCCTATTCCTATACAATTTAGCTTTCTTTATGCTATATctttattttgaagaaagatggatctatAGAGGAAAGGATAAATGCATCCCCCTTCTCTTCAGATTTTCTTGAGTCCAACGAGCCTCTTTTAACTACAAGACCAAGTAAATCAAGCCAGCTTATACGGTATTTTAACTTCCCAAATGTACTTCCAAGGCCAGATGTGTCCAGTATGAGTGAGTGTAATGTAGGCAGATTTCAGTGTGTATTCTCCTCTGCTATGTTGCAGCAAAATCAATCTATTTTCATTTGTTGTAGTTCCTTGAAATTGTTCCAGCACCTTGAATAGTTCAGCCAGCCTATTAACCTCCCAGTCATTTAGATATTTTCTGCAATTTAGATTCCGTCCCTGTTGATCCGATACCTCATGAATTCTCGCATCATAATACCAGACTGAAAAATCAGGAAAAGCTCCTTTAGAATACCTTGTTCACTCTAATTATCCTTCCAGAAGGAAATCTTCATTCCATTTCGAACTTTGTCACTAATGTTGCTTGCAAAATGAGGACATAAATCCCTGATAGAATTCCAGAGTCCAGACACTCGCACCAACAGGGTTTATGACTTGCTAAGAGCACCATTGTCCCTATTGCTCATATTTTACAGTAACGACTCTTCTCCACAAATCATGCTCCTCCAAACTGAATCCATAAAATCATTTCGTAAGTAAACTTCTATTATGCTTCCTCCAGTTTCTTATACATAAACCAACGTTCCTTTTTACTGTTCAGCAAAGTGCTCCACTTGATTAAATGGTAGCATCTCCTTTCTCAGTTGCTTTGCCAATTGAAGTTTTTCCTCTGCCACGTATATTCTCTTTTCCGCTTTTGCAGGCAAAGGGAATATAGACATCAAATATGTAGGCAATGATCTGGAGAGATAAGATTAGGAGCAAAATTATATAGGACAACGTGGGAGTGGCCTCCGTAGCGGACAAGAGGGAAGCGAGGAtgagatggttcgggcatgtgaaAAGGAGGTGTGCGGATGCACTAGTAAgtaggtgtgagaggttggatATAGCAGatttaggagaggtagaggtaggcggAAGAATAACtgggggaggtgattagacaggacatggcacaTCTTCatcttaccgaggacatgacccaAGATAGGAAGGTATGGAGGTAGAGGATTAGGGTAGTAGGGTAGAGGGCAGCAGGTAGTAGGTGGCCGAGTGTTGTCGTACTTTTACGTGGGAGGGTAGAATCATCTTCTCATCTTCTCCTTATCTAGTAGTATTATTTAGTATTCGCATAGTATCTTATACTTCAATTTGTACTATTACTTGTTACTTCAGTTGTCGCTATTTTCCTTTCAATCCTACTTTGATTTCACTTCTTTTGAGCCGAAGGTCTATCGAAAATAGCCTCTCTACCCACAAAGGTagggtaaggtctacgtacatcctaccctccccaaacccgcttgtgggattacactaggtatattattgttgttgttatatgtaGGCAATGAACCAAGTACAATTTTCACCAAGATTACTCCCCAACCAAAAAAATAACCCCACATAGCAAGGTACTGATTTTTCCACCTAGCGAATCTCTTTTCGCATCTTTCCAAATCCCCATTGTAAATATTTGGTCACTTGTTTTTCGATCCCAAAGGTATGCCCAGATAATTTGTAGGGAGAGAACAAGCTCCACAACCTAGACATTGTGCAAGTATCTAACATCAACCATTTGATTCACCAAAAATCTGGACATGCAAGTTTCATTTCACAGCCTCGAAGTTTCATTGAATAATGTTTATTCAACTTTGTCACATTCCTGTGCATCCATAGAGAAGCTTTCATCTCTACGATTTTGATCTGAGGCTCCACTGGAAAAGCCACATCAACAGGCCATAAATCTGATTTTGTAGCTTCGTACTCAACTAGTTGCTGCTCTACCTCCACTGAATGATTGAGGGAagactcttcttcttcttgttgaaTAATTGCCATGGTTCATCAAATCGAGACACTGTAGAAGTGTCTAGAAAAGAACGAGCCTAGGGCAATAAATTGACTTGCAATTCCACCAAAAAGGATCGGTCTCTGGCCCAAGATGTCTGGGTCGAAATAACAGGCCCCATCCTTAGTCAAAGCTGCTGACATGTCTGGGACTTTATTCTTTCTGCCATGAGCAATATCAGAGTTGGGCTTCAGGATAAGTTGGCCCAATTCATTGGCCTGCTCCGCTGGCGTTACTTCATCCCTTCTGGATATCTCCTGTGCACGTGCCACACCATTCCCTTTCTCCAATagtttaaatttgaattttcatCGGCAACACCCACGTGTCTAGTCTTGTCTACAAAAGTAGACCTTCTGTCTTCAAGTACTACATAGGGTCTAGATGGTCTTCCATCTCCACCTGATATTCTATCCGAGCTCACCGTCACTGGCGACTCACACCATACAGGTATTCTATTAAGAATCCCCCACCACCACTTCCTAGGGTTTCGGGTATCTTCTCTAGCAGCCCCAGGACCTTTATCCGATCCCACCTAAGGTGATTTTTCTCAGTTTTTTCCTCCATCTTCAACCAACCACCACGGACATCTCCTAATATCTTCAGAACTTCATGTGACCACAAGTGCAGAGGAAGCCCGACAAGTCTTATCCATACTAAGCCGAAATTCAGATTTGCTGGAACACAATGGCCAGTTGGCAACCACCATTCAACTTCAGAATTGTCTGCTTCCATCTCCATTCACCTGTCATGATGTGCTCCGCCATTTTTCTTGATGGGAACTCAAAAAGGAACGAAATCCACTCATCTCATAAACTTGCACTCCATTAGCAAGTTTCCATATGTTATAGACccatcttctagcgtctgagcATGTAGGCACCTCAACCACATCGTTGGATGTTGAAGAGTCCCACATCGGATGAAAAAGGGATGGATGGTCTCCATATATATGGACTTTGGCAATTCTCCCCTCGTGGGCTTGCTTTTGGGGCTGAGTTAGGGTCaagatccatttctttacaCAGTATCAGAGCAGGACTCAACCCAATTATTGTGTATCGATGC
This portion of the Lycium ferocissimum isolate CSIRO_LF1 chromosome 1, AGI_CSIRO_Lferr_CH_V1, whole genome shotgun sequence genome encodes:
- the LOC132029563 gene encoding transcription factor WER-like, with protein sequence MKEIIKKGAWSPEEDQKLTAYIMRYGIWNWNLMPKFAGLSRTGKSCRLRWMNYLRPDVKRGPFSMEEVEIVVNMYQELGTRWSAIAARLPGRTDNEVKNFFHTHLKHLKLKNIDSLVTSRTRSKRVPKKTKENVKINVDKPSPDVSSTPSSIITCEENQMMTMNLFQTYDEGDCYSISSLVDQRIIDMENRPIIMESNPETSTSEILLDHATSNSVKDSPISVCSSFDSFDQYFDTSSSWFDVLWDAQHLIF